Proteins from a genomic interval of Collinsella sp. zg1085:
- a CDS encoding ParA family protein, translating to MNFHDVSRSKSEKDTRVIAIINQKGGVGKSTTAVNLAAALGEQNRKCLLIDFDPQGNTTSGFGIDKEELNQCVYDAIMHDVPAEELIQETECKKVFVVPATIQLAGAEIELVSAMARESRLKEFIEPVKDEFDFIFVDCPPSLGLLTINALAAADSVLIPIQCEYYALEGVTKLLESMRMVKGRINKSLDTYGVLMTMFDSRTSLSKQVVEEVRKYFGTLAFKTIIPRSVKVSEAPSYGMPVTKYAPGNKGSRAYINLAKEVIKRA from the coding sequence GTGAATTTTCACGATGTTTCTCGCTCAAAAAGCGAGAAGGATACCCGTGTTATTGCGATTATCAATCAAAAAGGTGGAGTTGGAAAATCAACTACAGCAGTGAATTTAGCTGCAGCTTTAGGCGAACAAAACCGCAAATGTCTTTTGATTGATTTTGACCCACAAGGTAACACGACAAGCGGATTTGGTATCGATAAAGAGGAATTAAATCAGTGTGTATATGATGCGATAATGCATGATGTACCAGCGGAAGAGCTTATACAAGAGACAGAATGCAAGAAAGTGTTTGTTGTTCCTGCAACGATACAACTTGCAGGGGCAGAGATTGAGTTAGTGTCAGCAATGGCACGTGAATCACGACTTAAAGAGTTTATTGAGCCAGTAAAAGATGAGTTCGACTTCATATTTGTCGATTGCCCACCATCGCTCGGTTTACTCACCATCAATGCCTTAGCAGCAGCTGATAGTGTTCTTATTCCTATCCAATGTGAATACTACGCACTAGAAGGTGTAACGAAGCTTCTTGAGTCAATGCGCATGGTTAAAGGTCGAATTAACAAGAGTTTAGATACCTACGGTGTTTTAATGACCATGTTTGATAGTCGAACATCTCTTTCAAAGCAGGTTGTAGAAGAAGTTAGAAAGTATTTTGGTACTTTAGCGTTCAAAACTATAATACCGCGTTCAGTAAAGGTATCAGAAGCTCCATCATACGGAATGCCAGTAACAAAGTATGCACCGGGAAATAAAGGTTCACGAGCCTATATAAATCTTGCGAAGGAAGTGATTAAACGTGCCTAG
- the rsmG gene encoding 16S rRNA (guanine(527)-N(7))-methyltransferase RsmG: MVERIIKLEELTNVEQIEHLATQLLGYCTQYDIAIDRATAEYCVKHLLYVLQINSYINLTRIVDIDDALILHVLDSLLFLKLIPVDCHCIYDMGTGAGYPGLPLNVALGVKTKLLDSVSKKLKAVEAIISKLRVSNCSIHHGRLEELCLTKGENPDIVVARALASLPSLLEYARPFLAIGGSLIVSKGVPSSEELAAGNKVAELLGYSLIETCEVNLPSHLGSRLLMWYQVDDDCSIKLPRAVGMAHKYPLA; this comes from the coding sequence ATGGTGGAACGAATTATTAAACTTGAAGAGCTTACTAATGTTGAGCAGATTGAGCATTTAGCTACACAACTTCTTGGCTACTGTACTCAGTATGATATTGCAATAGATAGAGCAACAGCCGAGTATTGTGTTAAACATCTTTTGTATGTGCTTCAAATTAACTCATACATTAATCTAACGCGCATTGTAGATATTGATGATGCACTTATTCTTCATGTACTTGATTCTCTGCTCTTTCTTAAACTCATACCAGTAGATTGTCACTGTATTTATGATATGGGAACTGGTGCTGGTTACCCGGGACTTCCTTTAAATGTTGCACTTGGAGTTAAAACAAAGCTTTTAGACTCTGTCTCAAAGAAGTTAAAAGCTGTTGAAGCGATTATTTCAAAGCTTAGAGTTTCAAACTGTAGTATACATCACGGTCGCCTTGAGGAGCTTTGCTTAACTAAAGGTGAAAATCCAGATATTGTTGTTGCTCGTGCCCTTGCTTCACTCCCCAGTCTTCTTGAATATGCACGTCCATTTCTTGCAATAGGTGGTTCACTCATTGTAAGTAAAGGTGTTCCAAGTTCTGAGGAATTAGCAGCTGGGAATAAAGTTGCTGAGTTACTTGGTTATTCGCTTATTGAAACATGTGAGGTAAATTTGCCATCCCATTTAGGTTCACGTCTTCTTATGTGGTATCAGGTAGATGATGATTGTTCAATTAAACTACCTCGTGCAGTTGGAATGGCTCATAAATATCCCCTTGCTTAA
- a CDS encoding R3H domain-containing nucleic acid-binding protein, with amino-acid sequence MSEELLNETHVEEVEVSPYTEIARKYKAGESLDDAELDLVADTALTILRELLAPFDAGYSPIDEFDGDDGELILDVQDSNLAVLIGRHGRTLEALQYMFSLLVSRKLGFRYPVVIDIKGYKHRRKEKLIQMANNAAQKVLQSGRPYKLPPMSAYERRLIHIALRDTEGIFTISEGIDLDRRVVVKKS; translated from the coding sequence ATGTCGGAAGAACTTCTAAATGAGACACATGTTGAAGAAGTAGAAGTATCTCCTTATACAGAGATTGCTCGTAAGTATAAAGCTGGTGAGTCTCTTGACGACGCTGAGCTTGATTTGGTTGCAGATACAGCGTTAACTATTCTTCGTGAGTTGCTTGCACCCTTTGATGCTGGATACTCCCCTATTGATGAGTTTGATGGGGATGATGGTGAGCTCATTTTAGATGTTCAAGATAGTAATCTTGCTGTTCTGATAGGACGTCACGGACGTACACTTGAAGCCTTACAATATATGTTCTCTCTCTTGGTAAGTCGTAAGCTAGGGTTTAGATATCCTGTTGTTATTGATATTAAGGGGTATAAACACCGCCGTAAAGAGAAGCTTATTCAAATGGCAAATAATGCTGCCCAGAAGGTCTTGCAATCTGGTCGGCCATATAAGCTTCCACCCATGAGTGCTTATGAGCGTCGTTTAATTCATATTGCATTGCGTGATACAGAAGGTATCTTTACTATTTCAGAAGGTATTGATTTGGATCGTCGCGTTGTTGTAAAAAAGAGTTAA
- a CDS encoding YidC/Oxa1 family membrane protein insertase, with product MWDWIVNILFQILKLIQGFAVDWGLSIVILVLIIRLVLTPILLRSTRSMARMQVLQPKMQEIQEKYAYDPQKQQEELQRFYSENKFNPLGGCLPLLIQMPILFALFTLFRNLPSYFPGVASSDFAFFNILPDLTMVPSMAMGKGIATAAPYLISLVLFALLTLIPTLYQSRNQTGAQAQSMKVMALVMAIMMLWMGWNLPAGVLLYYDVSSLWQVVQQIFVTQRVIEQAKREEEERFSNAPIEVDVVRHERKARPRKKN from the coding sequence ATGTGGGATTGGATTGTTAATATCCTCTTTCAAATCTTGAAACTCATTCAAGGCTTTGCTGTTGACTGGGGTCTCTCGATTGTCATTTTGGTACTCATTATTCGGTTGGTTTTAACCCCTATCTTATTGCGTTCAACTCGTTCAATGGCGCGTATGCAGGTGTTGCAGCCTAAGATGCAAGAAATTCAAGAGAAGTATGCATACGACCCTCAGAAGCAACAAGAAGAGCTTCAAAGGTTCTATAGCGAAAATAAGTTCAACCCGCTTGGTGGTTGTTTACCATTGCTTATCCAAATGCCTATCTTATTTGCGCTGTTTACACTTTTCCGCAATCTTCCGTCATACTTCCCAGGTGTTGCATCAAGCGATTTTGCCTTCTTTAATATTCTGCCTGACTTAACCATGGTTCCATCTATGGCGATGGGTAAGGGAATTGCAACCGCAGCGCCATACCTTATCTCGCTTGTGTTGTTTGCGTTGCTCACCCTTATTCCAACGCTATATCAGTCGCGCAATCAAACTGGTGCACAAGCACAAAGTATGAAAGTTATGGCTTTAGTAATGGCTATCATGATGCTTTGGATGGGTTGGAATCTACCTGCCGGTGTTTTACTGTATTACGACGTATCTTCTCTCTGGCAGGTTGTTCAGCAAATCTTTGTAACGCAGCGCGTTATTGAGCAAGCAAAACGTGAAGAGGAAGAGCGTTTTTCAAATGCTCCCATTGAGGTTGATGTAGTACGTCATGAACGCAAAGCGCGTCCACGTAAGAAAAACTAA
- the yidD gene encoding membrane protein insertion efficiency factor YidD — protein sequence MSKQGRVGMVSRCMIALIHLYQRVVSPVLPDSCIYIPSCSQYAIKALVRYGALKGGWLALRRVLRCHPLHLGGYDPVP from the coding sequence ATGAGTAAGCAAGGCAGAGTTGGTATGGTTAGCCGTTGTATGATTGCGCTTATTCACTTATATCAACGTGTTGTATCACCAGTTTTACCAGACTCATGTATATACATACCAAGCTGTTCACAGTATGCTATTAAGGCTTTAGTACGTTATGGTGCCTTGAAAGGTGGTTGGCTTGCTTTACGCAGAGTTTTGCGATGCCACCCACTGCATCTTGGTGGATATGATCCCGTGCCGTAA
- the rnpA gene encoding ribonuclease P protein component, whose amino-acid sequence MKTLKSRQDFERVFTQGKRYNHPLIRLTVSRTTHEGDPYRVAFVAAKRLGNAVLRNRSKRVLRETLRSCPPLPLGYELILFATAQTSTASPSDMTRALIKLLQRAGLYE is encoded by the coding sequence ATGAAGACCTTAAAATCTCGTCAGGATTTTGAGCGCGTATTTACACAGGGAAAACGGTATAATCACCCGCTTATACGATTAACGGTGTCTCGTACTACACATGAAGGCGATCCTTATCGGGTCGCCTTTGTCGCAGCTAAACGTCTTGGAAATGCTGTGTTGAGAAACCGGTCTAAACGTGTTTTACGTGAAACATTACGCAGCTGTCCGCCCCTACCTTTGGGGTATGAGTTGATTTTGTTTGCAACTGCTCAAACCTCGACTGCGTCGCCGTCTGATATGACACGAGCTCTTATAAAGCTTTTACAGCGAGCAGGTTTATATGAGTAA